In the Magnolia sinica isolate HGM2019 chromosome 15, MsV1, whole genome shotgun sequence genome, one interval contains:
- the LOC131228203 gene encoding SKP1-like protein 11, translated as MGEESSSTKKVTLRTSDGEVFDVEQSTIASQSQIISYMVEENCANDVIPLPTVTARVLFKVIEYCNKHAKGRGRQKDNNDLKGWDREFLSGMDINLVFDLVLAANYLDINGLLDLTCQYMADHINYMTPEVVRKVFNIENDFTPEEEAKFREENEWTVE; from the coding sequence atggGTGAAGAATCCTCTTCCACGAAGAAGGTGACTCTTAGAACCTCCGACGGAGAAGTGTTCGACGTCGAACAGTCAACGATCGCATCCCAATCGCAAATAATCAGCTACATGGTGGAAGAAAACTGCGCCAACGACGTTATACCGCTACCTACCGTAACGGCCAGAGTTCTCTTCAAGGTGATAGAGTATTGCAACAAACACGCCAAAGGCAGAGGACGACAGAAAGACAATAACGATTTGAAAGGCTGGGATAGGGAGTTCCTGAGCGGCATGGACATCAACCTCGTTTTCGACCTCGTCCTGGCCGCTAATTACCTGGACATCAATGGTCTGCTGGACCTCACTTGCCAGTACATGGCCGACCACATTAATTATATGACCCCTGAGGTGGTACGCAAGGTCTTCAATATTGAGAATGATTTTACTCCGGAGGAGGAAGCTAAGTTCCGTGAGGAGAACGAATGGAccgttgaatag